ATAATTACGATTCACAAATACGGCAACAGGACATTTCACCTGTTCCATTATGTCATCAATCTTATCACGGAAGAGCGTCAGCCATAAAATAGCTCCCGGAGTTCCCGGCATTTCGGGACGGTAATGGCTACCGGCTCCTAAAAGCAACATATCAGGATGCTCTTTGCGAATAAAATGAATCATCTCCTGTACCAGCTTATCCGTCACCCGATAGTGATTGTCCACCTGAATATTCAGTTCGACAGCTCTTTGGTTGAGTAAAGCAAAGCTTTCGCTTTCATAATGCTGGGCATCCAACGGATTCAAATCCGTACCCACTGTATAATGCGCTGCAATCACATGTTCTTTCTTCAACTGCTTCCCGAATAACAAATCATAAATGGAAAGCAGACTGCGCCCGGACTCCGGGCGACCAAAACAAAATATAAGTTTGCGCTTCAAAGATAACTTTTCTTCCCGATGTACAAAGAAACGTTCGACTAAATGTAGCAGCGGAGTGGTCATAAAGGTTGTAACTAGCGCCATAATGACCAAAATTACGAAAATAGACGGGGGAAGAACTCCCATTTCGTAACCAATATTCAATGCCACCAACTCCATCAATCCGCGCGTATTCATTAAGGTACCCACTGTCAGACTATCCTTCCATGACTCACCCACCAGACGGGCAGCTATGGCACAGCCACCGAGCTTACCGACTATGGCCACTGTCACCAGCAGCAAACACACCATCCACAACTCCGGACTATTGATCAGACCTATCTCCGTACGCAAACCTGTGAAAGCAAAGAATAACGGTAGGAAGAAAACCAAAGAAATGTCTTCTACCTTTTCCATCATCACCTTTCGGAAACCCAGATTCGACGGCATCACCACTCCTGCCATAAACGCTCCGAACAAAGCATGAATACCGATAATCTCTGTCAGACAGGAAGAAATGATCAGAATCAACAGGATAAATGCCACAAACGTTTTATTGATCGCCTCCTTATTGGCATACACCTCTCCCACCTTTTTCAGAAACGGACGCACAACCAAAAACATGACTGCAATATACGCTACAGCCAATCCCACAGAATAGAGAGCACTGGCAAAGCTACCTGCCTTTGAAATAGCAATAACAACAGCCAGCAAACACCAGGCAGTCACATCATCATTGGCAGCAGAAGCAATCGCAAGAGTCCCCAAAGGAGTTTTGGTCATATTTCGTTCCTGAATGATACGCGCCAGCACGGGGAAAGCGGTAATACTCATGGAGATGCCTATAAACAAGGCAAAAGGCAGAAAGGGAGTATGATCGGCGGCATACGTTTCGTAAATCCAGTAAGAAGACAGGATACCCAGAAAGAAAGGTACTAAAATACCGGCATGACTGATCACCAGCGTTTCATTTATCTTATTTTTCAGCACACTGAAGTCCAGTTCCATACCGATAACAAACATGAAAAGGATCAGTCCGACCTGACTCAGCAATTCAAGATTGGTCAGTGAATGGACAGGGAACAGGAAATGAAAAGCTTCCGGGAAAAAAAGCCCCAAAACAGAAGGCCCCAAGACAATACCGGCTACGATTTCTCCAATCACCCCCGGCTGCCCGATAAGACTAAACAAATAACCGAAAAGACGCACCATCAACAACACGGCAATAATCTGAATAAGTAACGTCGTCAGCGGATGATGCAGATTATCTTGCATAAATTGTAGAAACATGGCAAAAGGCCCGTCTTGTACCGTGTTTAACGTGTTCGCAGCATGATGTGAAAACCTGTCGCCCTCTTCAATAGCAACATAAATCAACCCTCCAAACAGAAGGAGCATAAGTACATAAATAATATAATTCTTCCGGGCTTTATTCTGCATAAACTTGTTTTTTTGCTATTTGTTGCATAATTATAATAAAAACAAACGAAAAAGGCAGATAGTTTGGCAAAAATAGTAAATATTCAAACAAAATCTTGTTTTTTTGCTTCAATCTATGTAACTTTAGGCTAGCTTAATTGTTTTAAGTAGGAAATTCAAAAAAAGTCCTGCCCGCAGGCAAGCACCATGAGAATACAGTTTGAAATTAAAGAAAAGTTGCCGGAACTCATTGAGGAAATCCTGCATTCTGACAAATGGCAAACTTCCGTGAAGGAAGAAATCAGCGGTCGGACGACCGTCGTGATCCGTGACCAAGCGTATGGTTCAGAAGCAACGATTGAGATTTACGCTCAATCCATCGAAATCAAAACCGCATGGTCAAAGTACTTCTATCGTATATTCGTTGCCAACGATCTTGTCTGGTGTGAATATAACGGTGCCTATCGTGGACTATTGGAACAAGTGCTCCTGCCCACCATCACTCCTAAAGAAAGCCTGCTTGATTCTGATGTTACTGAAAGTTCACTTTATGGACGTGAACATAAGAAGTTAAGAGAATATGCCGAAGACAACCTGAAGCTGAAACAATTCCGCCGGGAAAACTTCAACGAACAGAGGAATGGAACCGCAGCATTCGATCATCCTAAACGGGTTTATGATGAGTTTATAAAAGAAGACTATGTAGTGACACCGAAAGGCAATAAATAATAGAAAAGGGTACCGCTGAGGGTACCCTTTTCTATATTATAAATGCTCTCCCTATCCGCCAGATAAAGAAAACACCCCGCCAGTTACTTCAATTTTGCCTTATAAGTCTTTTCCGAGAAAGTCAGATTCAGAAAAAAAGAAAGTTTCTGCTCTTTAAATCTCCCCGAATTCACCTTCAGTTGATCTGTATATTTCACTCCTAAAGAAAGCGTACTGCGGCTACGAAACTCAAAATTAAGTCCGGTACTCAGATAATAATTCGTTGTCGTCTTATCATGCACTGAAATATATGAGTTGCCCATACCTGCTCCAAGCAATAAGCGTACCGGTTTACTATAAGGGTTCCCCAATGTATAGCTGCCTCCCAACATCAAACGATGTTGATTACGAAAACTTATACTGGAATGCGAAGACTCCAGCCGGCTCCAGTCAACAAATTTATAGTCGATGGAAGCCATCCAGCGCAACGTAGTATAAGACGCTCCGAATCCGATAAACTGCGGCAAACAAGTACGATACTTTTTTCCTTTTTCTTCAATGCTTCCGCTGGAACTGCTACTGCTCACCACATGATCATTATCCTGCATCAAGTCTTGAGAATATCCATATACGACTCCTGCTACCGCCGAACGGTAATGATCCAACTTATAGGTATACTGTAATCCGAAATCGGCATAAATCGTATGTTTATGCGAACTATTACTTTCTGTTGCACTCCCTTGAGTTTCTGTTTGTGAAATACTTCCTCCCACATAAGAAAAGTTTGCACCCAGTGAAAGCCCTTTCCACAGTTCGTGCGCAACGCTGATACCCATTTTGGATAACCCTCCCTCACCTTGGAAAAGTGAAGTCACCGTACTTCCGTCCGTACCCGCCACATCCTGATCGAGCGAGATGGCATACCCTACACTACTGACAGGAGCCATAAAAATAGCTCCATACCAACGGGGGGCTATACGGAATCCAACAGCCAAATTATTAAGATTACCATTCAGAGAATGATTGCTCGCTCCTGACTGTGAATATTTCAGATAAGACCCGCTGACACCCAAATCGAAAAAGAAATACTGCGGCAATAATCCCGTTAAAGAAGCCGGATTGGCACTATTAATCACATTTTCTCCACGCAATGCAATGCCGACTCCACCCAAACCGGAATAAATTCCGCCTTCTCCGGTGGACAATTCACCGAGTCCGAACATGGAAACCGGAGAACTCGTCATATTTTGGGCAGCTACATTCAATAAGTTCGCACCTAGTATAAGGATAGATAAAACTCTTCTTTTCATTTCGTATATGTCTTATAATAAATAGTGAGTGATACATTATTATCATGGTCATTCACAGGGTGTTTGCTATCTCCCAGCACCACTCCCTGAACGGTATTATAAAAAGCATTGTCAGAGAGGAATATTTGCAGTTTCTCACGGCTCTCCCCCGCTGTCCCCAGATTATTCTGAATAAACGAGGTGATATCAAACGAATAGTGAGTATCTTCATAATAGACATTATCTTCCACCAGGCTTCCCGTTTGTACGGTATTTCCCGAGATGTCAGTAATGACACTCTGAGTGGCGTTATTCTGGTCTGCCGTATAAAGAGACAACGATTTCGGTAATGGATACTTTCCGTTATACGTACCTTTGATAGGATATAGCTTGAGTACTGCACTTTCAATGGAAACAAGCCTTCCGGTCTGATTCAGATTATTCAGATAGGGAAATTCGACATTGATATACATACCGGTCAGCCCTTGCAGATACACCTGATGTTCGCTCTCGGAAGAAGGCAGTTCATAATCTGTTCCTGCCTTGAGATTCTCCAAAGGAGTATTAGTACGGTCATGTTCCACCTTGGTGTAGTTCAGTGAAGTGCTGGCATTGAACACTAAGGTCTGTTCCGTAGGCTTCTCTTTCAGTTCATGATAATAAAGGGTAATACAAAAACTCGAATCGTTCACCTGAAAGCCGTTAATGCACGTCCCGTTTTCATCGGGAATAAAAGCTATTCCTTTGAAGAAAGCCCGGAAACGATCCTGAGACTCCATACATTCATCATCTTCCAGCATTAAATTAAACCACTTCTTTCCCCATTCGTCAGGCAGGCGCGTTTCATGTAACTCGTTCCGATAGCCGGGTGTAGGACGTATAGAAACAGAACCAAGATGATTATTCTGATTATAGCTAACGTTGGTCTTATTAAACAGGTAACCGTTATCTTCCAGAGAGAGTCCTTGCGATAAACTATATAAGTCAATACGATGATAGACCAGTGTATCCCCCAGATAATCCCCGGAAGTATACCATTTGAACGTGATAGAGTCAAACTGATAGTCAGTAGTCTCATTAAGTGAATGAGAAGGTACTTGATATTCTGCATAAAACGAAGTTTTTATTTCTCCGTAAAGATCATCCTTAAATCGCCCGATCTGACAGATCGTATCTCCCGAAGTTGCCAGAGAATCGGCTAATAATGTGCTCAGAGTCACCATACATGTATCTGTCACTACATTTATAAAAGAACTCTCTACCCATTTACTTCCAATGGAAGAAGATTCATCCCTACAGGAGAATATTGTACAAAATAAGAGTAATGAATAAAAAAGTGTAATGAATAGTCTCATAATGAATATTATTTTTGAGTTGCAAAGGAACCCCTTTAGGAAAGCATCCCCAAAATTAATCGACTATTTCCCGCTATTTATAGACTCGGTTTTGTTCGATAGAGAAAATAGGGCTATTTGTCGATATCTTTTTTCTTCAACCGCATTGATAACTACATTTGCCCCAAGTTTAAAACGTAATAAAACGAATGGAAATAATGAAAAAACTACAACTGTTATTAGTGTCAATAGCTATGCTATCCATGTTCTCATGTTCAGATGATGATGACGACACATTAGGTGTGTGGTATCGCCGTTCTGATTTCGATGGAAGGGCAAGAGAGGACGCAGCCGGATTTGTGATAGATAACCGGGGATATTTGTGCGGTGGATATCGGGGAAAAGACCAACGGGAAAGAGACTGTTGGGAATATAATATTGATAACGACTGGTGGACGCAATGTGCCGACCTTCCCGAAGAGGCGGCGGCCCGGAACGGGGCTGTCGGATTTGCGATCAACTCCAAAGGATATGTGACTACGGGATATACCGTATACAGAGACGACGATCCATTACATACCGGAGGATATGCATATTTAAAAGATACGTGGGAATATGAACCGGCAACGGACACCTGGAAACAGATGGATGACTACCCCGGAGATGCCCGGATCAACGCCATAGCCTTCGCTATCGGTAATTACGGTTATGTAGGCACCGGTCAGTCT
This sequence is a window from Bacteroides thetaiotaomicron VPI-5482. Protein-coding genes within it:
- a CDS encoding DUF4270 family protein, whose amino-acid sequence is MRLFITLFYSLLLFCTIFSCRDESSSIGSKWVESSFINVVTDTCMVTLSTLLADSLATSGDTICQIGRFKDDLYGEIKTSFYAEYQVPSHSLNETTDYQFDSITFKWYTSGDYLGDTLVYHRIDLYSLSQGLSLEDNGYLFNKTNVSYNQNNHLGSVSIRPTPGYRNELHETRLPDEWGKKWFNLMLEDDECMESQDRFRAFFKGIAFIPDENGTCINGFQVNDSSFCITLYYHELKEKPTEQTLVFNASTSLNYTKVEHDRTNTPLENLKAGTDYELPSSESEHQVYLQGLTGMYINVEFPYLNNLNQTGRLVSIESAVLKLYPIKGTYNGKYPLPKSLSLYTADQNNATQSVITDISGNTVQTGSLVEDNVYYEDTHYSFDITSFIQNNLGTAGESREKLQIFLSDNAFYNTVQGVVLGDSKHPVNDHDNNVSLTIYYKTYTK
- a CDS encoding cation:proton antiporter, producing the protein MQNKARKNYIIYVLMLLLFGGLIYVAIEEGDRFSHHAANTLNTVQDGPFAMFLQFMQDNLHHPLTTLLIQIIAVLLMVRLFGYLFSLIGQPGVIGEIVAGIVLGPSVLGLFFPEAFHFLFPVHSLTNLELLSQVGLILFMFVIGMELDFSVLKNKINETLVISHAGILVPFFLGILSSYWIYETYAADHTPFLPFALFIGISMSITAFPVLARIIQERNMTKTPLGTLAIASAANDDVTAWCLLAVVIAISKAGSFASALYSVGLAVAYIAVMFLVVRPFLKKVGEVYANKEAINKTFVAFILLILIISSCLTEIIGIHALFGAFMAGVVMPSNLGFRKVMMEKVEDISLVFFLPLFFAFTGLRTEIGLINSPELWMVCLLLVTVAIVGKLGGCAIAARLVGESWKDSLTVGTLMNTRGLMELVALNIGYEMGVLPPSIFVILVIMALVTTFMTTPLLHLVERFFVHREEKLSLKRKLIFCFGRPESGRSLLSIYDLLFGKQLKKEHVIAAHYTVGTDLNPLDAQHYESESFALLNQRAVELNIQVDNHYRVTDKLVQEMIHFIRKEHPDMLLLGAGSHYRPEMPGTPGAILWLTLFRDKIDDIMEQVKCPVAVFVNRNYREGALVSFVLGGMIDVFLLSYLNIMLQNGHSVRLFLFETDDEEFHQCIDDLLAHYADQIVVVWFAGVEELVTKERDGLLVMSHLSYTKLSEDELVMRELSSLLVIRRNKNKGEKNERLEIG